The genome window ATAGGAACCTTCCACTTaaacaaaaggaaacaaaaaatccTGTTGGGAAATTACCGACCTTTATCAAGAATTTTCAACTGCTTTCTCGAAGATTACTTTTTTTTATCTACGCCAGAGATTTTAGTTTTGATGGCATTTCATATTTGAAGATTTCTTCGGCAGCACAACGCAATAACTCGCAGGGCGTCAGGCGAAGCAGAACCGCAGATCCACCATTTTAAGTGCTCTTTTAGCGTCCCGTGCATGCGCATTCAGGTTAGATGTTGATTGGATCCATTACAAGTAAACAGCATAAGAATCTGAGAATGAGGCACCATAGGCCTGGCAGAATCAGCAGTATTGCCATGTAATTGGGATTCTTTTAGAACACTGGATCAGGATTTCTACAACGTTTATGAATAATGGTAGGATTATATACCCAGAGACTGGCACTATCTACTTACGACTTAGCTTAGCTTAATCCAGAACCTGCAAATGAGACGGTGCAGGCGTTTAAAACTGTTTTCTATAATTAAATCTGCCCGCTTCAGAGCTGTCCCAAAATGCAATCACCTTAGATTTATACTACCAGATGATCGCCACATCTCCAGCTCAGTCAGCATTGATCTTGATGCCACATAATGAATTTGAAACCCCATTTTGATTCCCATTCCCAAGCCTCTGGAACTCTGTCTCTATAGTTTGAGCAATCTTGGCACCCTCTGGATCTGGCTCCGGGAAATCCACATGGAATGAACCCTGTTTGATGAGTGCATCAGCCTCTAGGAGCTCAGCTTGGTCCTTTGTGTAGTTGTACAGCTGTTGATGGAAACTATGGTCCAAGGAGAAACAGTCATCATATGTTCCATTTCTAGAATACCGAGATGAGCTAGAGCCTTCCTTTTTACAAAAATGTGGGAGAGATGCATAATCCATAATCTGCAAGTGAGTAATGAATGAGTTAGCATTCTATTAACCAAACAAGACGTGCGAAACATTTGCAATTAGTTTGAGTACCTAATCCACCCACCATCCAGCTGATCAAGCGATTCAAGCCATCACTTAGACCTATAGtgaagtgtgtgtgtgtgtgcctTTTTGAGAAACACGCAGAATGAGGGAGAGCACCCGATCAACAAACTCAGGAACTTGAACCGTAGTAAACAAGAGGCGATCTCTTTAACATTCTAAGAGTCATCTATACCCAACTCTTCTTATTTATACAAGTGTTGACAGAATTTGATTTGCAACTTTTGCTTTTCAAGTGTCTGTCCGAGTGGATATAGATGCAAATGATATCTATGGCGTCAGGTATTCATCTTCAGCAACACTATATTATGTTCGCTTTGTTTGGACTATGTCTTAGGCCAAATTGAAAAGGGACTATTCCTAGTAAAATTGATTAATAATCAGTAGCATGAATGAAAATTCAAGACAAAATGGAAAGGGTAAGATTGGCTGTTGCAAAGATCAATTTTAAGTCTGGTTGAGGAAACTCCTAAGATGGTTGCAAAAACAGTCAAACCATAAAAGCAAAGACTGCTTTGGACAACCGCTAATATCAGAATAAAGCAACATTATTCTCAAGATGAACTTTACTATCCAATAGCTGCCTCACCTTCAATAACTCATCTCTTCCACTCCCGGAGAGCACTTGAACTTTCTTCCTTGTTCTTTCTTGCAAAAGAGGTCTCACTACCTGTAAACAACACAAACTTTCTTAAGAAACATTACCATGCAAGCATTCAGTTATCCTTTCTCCTCCATGTTTTCTGACATCGTTTTTATACACATTAACAAGTATGAAAATAACACATGCTCACCTTCCAACACGCTGAAAATATGTATGGGGCATTTACAATGAAATAAGTGTCTGTCTTCTCAGGGTAATTCAGGTCATCTATTGTAGATAGAACAGTCGTTATCTGCCAAAGCAAAAAACACAAATACAGATCAGTCCCAAGAAGGAATTTCAGAATTGAATTATTGTCTCTCccattaaaaagataaaaagacaAAACAATGCATGGATCAATGTCTTGAAAttaagaaatgaaaagaaagttaCAGTCAACATTATAGTGGTAGAAGGTTACAAAATACCACATGTTACTAAAAGTTCAGCAATCGTCATGAAGTATAAGCTACATTAGTTCATGACTTGCACTTAAACAAAGTTAAAAACAAAAGTACTGATAACTGCCAGAAGATACTGGATCTAGGGTGACGAACTTTGCTGGTAAAGAATTGTATTTAAAAAGAAGTCAAATAGAGGTTCTAAAA of Coffea arabica cultivar ET-39 chromosome 5c, Coffea Arabica ET-39 HiFi, whole genome shotgun sequence contains these proteins:
- the LOC140007880 gene encoding phosphatidylinositol/phosphatidylcholine transfer protein SFH2-like, which produces MVFITEESIKEFQTLMEEIAQPLKKTFQNVHQGYPTGTLIRFLKARDGNVSKAHKMLVDSLNWRIQNEIDDILTKPIIPTDLYRGLRDSYLMGMSGYSKEGLPVIAIGVGLSMFDKASIHYYVQSHIQMNEYRDRVILPSATKKFGRHISTCIKVLDMTGLKLSALNHIKITTVLSTIDDLNYPEKTDTYFIVNAPYIFSACWKVVRPLLQERTRKKVQVLSGSGRDELLKIMDYASLPHFCKKEGSSSSRYSRNGTYDDCFSLDHSFHQQLYNYTKDQAELLEADALIKQGSFHVDFPEPDPEGAKIAQTIETEFQRLGNGNQNGVSNSLCGIKINAD